In the genome of Spirochaetia bacterium, one region contains:
- a CDS encoding lysophospholipase, translating to MQTMISSFDGTKLFLNRETDQKDKAVCVIVHGLCEHQGRYDYLAKKFHQAGIGTYRFDHRGHGRSEGERTYYDDYMQMLGDVNVFVDMAIAENPGKPVFLLGHSMGGFAVALYGAKYPDKKLAGIVASGALTGDNRHLISGVPQGQDPHTKLPNQLGAGVCSVKEVADWYGKDPYNTMTFTIGLCYAIQDGLKWFGQAVSSFSFPVLMLHGEKDGLVDPKDTFEFFAHAASKDKQMKIYGGLFHEIFNEYCHDETIGDAIAWIKNRIHS from the coding sequence ATGCAAACAATGATAAGTTCCTTCGACGGTACCAAGCTTTTTCTGAACAGGGAAACGGACCAGAAGGACAAGGCCGTCTGTGTAATCGTACATGGACTGTGTGAGCATCAGGGACGATATGATTATCTGGCAAAGAAATTCCATCAGGCCGGTATCGGTACCTATCGCTTCGACCATAGGGGACATGGACGCAGCGAAGGAGAAAGGACCTACTATGATGACTATATGCAGATGCTTGGTGATGTCAATGTTTTCGTCGATATGGCCATTGCAGAAAATCCAGGAAAACCGGTATTCCTGCTCGGGCATAGCATGGGAGGTTTTGCAGTAGCCCTTTATGGTGCAAAGTATCCGGACAAGAAACTTGCAGGCATCGTTGCCAGCGGCGCCCTTACAGGCGATAACAGACATCTCATCTCTGGAGTGCCACAAGGACAGGATCCCCACACGAAACTTCCCAACCAGCTGGGTGCAGGAGTCTGCTCCGTCAAGGAAGTAGCAGACTGGTACGGAAAGGATCCTTACAACACGATGACATTCACCATCGGACTGTGTTATGCAATCCAAGACGGACTGAAATGGTTTGGACAAGCAGTTTCTTCATTCTCCTTCCCTGTGCTGATGCTTCATGGAGAGAAGGATGGATTGGTCGATCCCAAGGATACGTTCGAGTTCTTTGCACATGCAGCTTCAAAAGACAAGCAGATGAAAATCTACGGAGGCTTGTTCCATGAAATCTTCAATGAGTATTGCCATGACGAAACCATAGGTGATGCCATTGCATGGATCAAGAACAGAATACATAGTTGA
- a CDS encoding ATP-binding protein, with protein sequence MDRIKDIIMVGNDIIPMQNNSSDRIVDFWNARYLHEFIPAGGSKIKFVTGLEESGKTSMLRQATAEAKEAGFLTVFFSARDIWLYDFKFVFFEILRQARLEHLIIRCSDAIIRQMGFDSANIPTGKTFIDFLASENRNDALERLEIRNLLRKRFKENPVMDNSFAIACSLLCGDCLGQPKLEPESKEHIFAWLTGQKGFRVTSLRPLGFSPVRISKFNARRMLMSLCELARISGYAGLFIAIDDVDVLVDKANYGLLHYTKMRREDTYESIRELVDDIDNFNNIMFVFGFDRSLIDDEKMGLKSYQALWMRIQNEVVSERFNKFADVIDLNRLASSMYTPEMLIELSQQLCSNVKEGKIPVPINADMAEQILTLSRLNGKSIPLLVRQATLGSLMEKQEQ encoded by the coding sequence GTGGACAGAATAAAGGATATCATAATGGTAGGTAACGATATTATCCCTATGCAAAATAACAGCAGTGACAGGATTGTCGACTTTTGGAATGCAAGGTATCTGCATGAATTTATTCCTGCTGGAGGAAGTAAGATTAAATTCGTAACAGGCTTGGAAGAAAGCGGAAAAACATCAATGCTCCGACAAGCGACAGCCGAAGCAAAAGAAGCTGGATTCTTGACTGTCTTTTTTTCTGCAAGAGATATCTGGCTTTATGACTTTAAGTTTGTTTTCTTTGAAATATTACGGCAGGCTAGGCTTGAACATCTTATTATACGTTGCTCGGATGCTATCATTCGCCAAATGGGTTTTGATTCGGCAAATATTCCTACAGGGAAGACTTTTATTGATTTTTTAGCTTCTGAAAATAGAAATGATGCACTTGAAAGACTTGAAATAAGAAATCTGCTCAGGAAGCGGTTCAAGGAAAATCCAGTGATGGATAATAGTTTTGCTATTGCCTGTTCTTTGCTGTGTGGAGATTGCCTTGGTCAACCGAAACTTGAGCCTGAAAGCAAGGAACATATTTTTGCATGGCTTACTGGACAGAAAGGGTTTAGGGTTACTTCTTTGAGGCCTCTTGGTTTCTCACCTGTAAGAATTAGTAAATTCAATGCACGTAGAATGTTGATGTCATTATGTGAGTTGGCAAGAATCAGCGGATATGCAGGGTTGTTTATTGCAATCGATGATGTGGATGTGCTTGTAGATAAAGCAAATTATGGTTTGTTGCACTACACAAAGATGCGTAGGGAAGATACCTATGAAAGTATCAGGGAATTGGTTGATGATATTGATAATTTTAACAATATTATGTTTGTCTTTGGATTTGACCGAAGTTTGATTGATGATGAGAAGATGGGATTGAAATCTTATCAAGCTCTTTGGATGCGAATCCAGAACGAAGTGGTTTCTGAGAGATTTAATAAATTTGCTGATGTGATTGACCTGAATAGACTTGCTTCTTCCATGTATACACCTGAAATGTTGATTGAACTTTCTCAACAGCTCTGTAGCAATGTTAAGGAAGGGAAAATACCTGTTCCGATAAATGCCGACATGGCTGAACAAATACTTACATTATCAAGGCTAAATGGTAAGTCAATTCCTTTATTGGTCAGACAGGCTACGTTAGGGAGTCTGATGGAAAAACAGGAGCAGTAA
- a CDS encoding ATP-binding protein — MDFDFEARTIIEALRSGIPSRAVGKYFAQARPRVLADIEHDITMVGKTGQSSGKIISGKYGEGKTHLLNTIFNYAHDNNMVVSMISLSKETPFNKLYDIYRKLMANTYLPGKKQPGFIHVFQEKLTLNSNISSNMLLYCLERLDTDRLFFLLKDYIHTNDMDEKALLQSDLEGDFIPNTMVKSIYFRVFNQRAKFKVNFVKSRHYQDYYYLMSNLFKNLGYDGWVILFDETELLGRLGNKTRMDAYRNMGRFLFPADSLESVYTLFAISSSYVEDVIEGKKDNAVIDKYFSETPEVYLKVIEKIKEADQLSPLTEDEMRSILSKIVLFHFKSYDWHTEVDMNDFYDKVSAGGYLLRSKIRAAIEYLDILYQYRMKSHITINKIDSTIFEKEFSDE; from the coding sequence ATGGACTTTGATTTTGAAGCAAGGACGATTATAGAAGCACTTCGATCGGGTATTCCCTCCAGAGCTGTAGGTAAATATTTTGCTCAGGCAAGGCCAAGGGTTTTAGCAGATATTGAACATGATATCACTATGGTTGGAAAAACGGGGCAATCTTCAGGCAAGATTATCAGCGGAAAATATGGTGAAGGGAAAACCCATTTGCTCAATACAATTTTTAACTACGCACATGACAACAATATGGTAGTATCCATGATTTCCCTGAGCAAGGAAACTCCTTTCAATAAACTTTACGATATCTATAGAAAGTTGATGGCGAATACTTATTTGCCCGGCAAAAAGCAACCTGGATTTATTCATGTATTCCAGGAAAAGCTGACTCTAAATTCCAATATTTCCTCAAATATGTTACTTTATTGTCTTGAACGGCTTGATACTGACAGGTTGTTTTTCCTTTTGAAAGACTATATTCATACCAATGATATGGATGAAAAGGCTTTGCTTCAGTCTGATTTGGAAGGTGATTTTATACCAAACACAATGGTTAAGTCGATTTATTTTCGAGTATTTAACCAAAGAGCAAAGTTTAAGGTTAATTTTGTCAAATCACGACATTACCAAGATTATTATTACTTAATGAGCAACTTATTCAAGAACCTTGGTTATGATGGATGGGTGATACTCTTTGATGAAACTGAATTGCTTGGGCGTCTTGGTAACAAAACACGAATGGATGCTTATCGCAATATGGGACGCTTCCTTTTTCCTGCAGACAGTTTGGAATCCGTATATACACTGTTTGCGATAAGTTCTTCATATGTTGAAGATGTCATTGAGGGGAAAAAGGACAATGCGGTCATTGATAAGTATTTCTCTGAGACGCCAGAAGTTTATCTTAAGGTAATCGAAAAAATTAAAGAGGCTGATCAGTTGAGTCCTTTGACTGAAGATGAAATGCGCTCTATACTCTCCAAGATTGTCCTGTTCCATTTTAAAAGTTATGATTGGCATACCGAAGTTGATATGAATGATTTTTATGACAAGGTATCTGCGGGCGGTTATCTACTTCGTTCCAAAATTAGAGCAGCCATTGAATATCTTGATATCCTTTACCAATATAGAATGAAAAGTCACATTACGATTAATAAAATTGATAGTACTATTTTCGAGAAAGAGTTTTCAGATGAGTAA
- a CDS encoding GGDEF domain-containing protein translates to MMRLTKRVFSDLAIWMMGFGILVGILFPFFMRLLGISDSIVMTWWFFTVCMIAGLCVGFVNILLAKRVVGQRLNVLASHMKDISGHLKSLEHKENFDCSPLKCHIPVDSEDAIGASSLAFNNLVDTLADTMNAEISIRNYTQMLTSHLETTGLCRSALLRLIDMLDAQGGAILVDEEGELTVHCASGLTGTDRLQDNPLVLDTLRTMKDRLIDIPSDIELDGVVTSFRPHQVMVRPIIYKQLPLGVILLATSGCFKGELFANLDVFAKSLALALHNAMTHDQVQKLAAVDPLTSAYNRRFGYARLHEEFNRAAKQESALGLLMIDVDKFKQINDVYGHSVGDRVLRSIVTSIRSQLREGDIVVRLGGDEFMVILLGASRMDSGVLAENIRRQVDERRISYGEQAIEVSISVGAVSFPEFDVDNENDLVEAADKALYIVKNAGRNKVSVFDIS, encoded by the coding sequence ATGATGAGACTTACGAAACGGGTATTTTCTGATCTTGCCATCTGGATGATGGGGTTTGGTATTTTGGTGGGGATACTGTTTCCCTTTTTCATGAGATTGCTTGGCATTTCCGATTCCATTGTCATGACATGGTGGTTCTTTACTGTCTGCATGATTGCAGGCCTTTGTGTCGGATTCGTCAATATATTGCTGGCAAAGCGTGTAGTCGGTCAACGTCTGAATGTCCTGGCGTCTCATATGAAGGACATAAGCGGACATCTCAAAAGTCTTGAGCACAAGGAAAACTTTGACTGTTCTCCTCTCAAATGTCATATACCTGTGGATTCCGAGGATGCCATAGGTGCCAGTTCCCTCGCATTCAATAACCTTGTTGATACGCTGGCCGATACCATGAATGCAGAGATTAGCATCAGGAACTATACCCAGATGTTGACTAGCCACTTGGAAACGACAGGATTGTGTCGAAGTGCTTTGTTGCGCCTGATTGACATGCTCGACGCCCAGGGGGGTGCCATATTGGTGGATGAAGAAGGTGAGCTGACTGTCCATTGTGCATCTGGTCTTACTGGAACTGACCGATTGCAGGATAATCCCCTGGTGTTGGATACTCTCAGGACTATGAAAGATAGGCTCATCGATATTCCTAGTGACATTGAACTGGATGGGGTAGTGACTTCCTTCAGGCCTCATCAGGTAATGGTCCGACCGATAATTTATAAGCAGCTTCCTCTTGGAGTTATCCTTTTGGCTACTTCAGGCTGTTTCAAAGGTGAGTTGTTTGCTAATCTTGATGTCTTTGCAAAGAGCCTTGCCCTTGCCCTGCACAATGCGATGACCCATGACCAGGTACAGAAGCTTGCCGCGGTCGATCCATTGACAAGTGCATATAACCGCAGGTTCGGCTATGCCCGTCTGCATGAGGAATTCAACCGTGCGGCAAAACAGGAAAGTGCATTGGGCCTTCTGATGATTGATGTGGACAAGTTCAAGCAGATCAATGATGTCTATGGGCATTCAGTGGGAGACCGGGTATTGAGAAGTATCGTTACCTCAATCAGAAGTCAGCTGAGGGAAGGTGATATCGTTGTCCGCTTGGGCGGTGATGAATTCATGGTAATTCTTCTTGGTGCATCCAGGATGGACAGCGGGGTATTGGCCGAAAATATCCGCCGTCAGGTTGACGAGAGGAGAATCTCTTATGGTGAACAGGCAATAGAAGTTTCCATCAGCGTAGGTGCCGTATCTTTCCCTGAATTTGATGTTGACAATGAGAATGACCTTGTTGAAGCCGCAGACAAGGCTTTGTACATTGTCAAGAATGCTGGCCGCAACAAGGTTTCAGTCTTTGACATTTCTTAG
- the pyk gene encoding pyruvate kinase: MDEMYTKIVATLGPATNDYQTIKAVIEAGARALRLNFSHGTRDEQQQRLDMVRKAAGELQIQVTVFQDLQGPKIRIGQLSQPSFMLEKGNTITVTTEPFLGTDQRISIDYPYLHEEISCGSRILIDDGLLELSVQQVSGKDIICKIIEGGELKPRKGVNPVGVPLSHLSSFTEKDIRDLDFAFDNDLDYVALSFVRKADDVKALKAYMLSKYGKVIPIIAKIEKPEAVKDIHEIIKEAGAIMVARGDLGVEMQLEEVPIAQKEIIHACLEGGLPVITATQMLDSMIENPRPTRAEAADVANAVLDGTSAVMLSGETAAGAFPIRAVQIMHRITCRTEQSDEFYRAVIGQNANREYIDLRLKRTTTEAVGLATRELAMALHASYIACFTQSGSTARRIIKFRPGIPIIAFTPVVQTARKLALAWGVTPVLIADDLKTVDDLLAFAPAYLKEHAMVTAGQKVVVTAGVPVGYPGMTNMIKVVEI; encoded by the coding sequence ATGGATGAAATGTATACAAAAATCGTGGCAACCCTTGGACCAGCCACCAACGACTACCAGACAATCAAGGCCGTCATTGAAGCAGGAGCCCGTGCTCTGAGACTTAATTTCAGTCATGGCACTCGGGATGAACAGCAACAGCGACTTGACATGGTAAGAAAAGCTGCTGGAGAATTACAGATACAGGTAACAGTTTTTCAAGATCTTCAGGGACCAAAGATAAGAATCGGGCAACTCTCACAACCATCCTTTATGCTTGAAAAAGGAAATACCATTACGGTCACAACGGAGCCATTCCTAGGTACCGATCAGCGTATCAGCATTGACTATCCCTATCTCCATGAAGAAATCTCCTGTGGCAGCAGGATACTTATCGACGATGGCCTGCTTGAATTATCAGTGCAGCAGGTCAGCGGGAAAGATATCATATGCAAGATTATCGAAGGAGGAGAACTGAAGCCCAGGAAAGGTGTAAATCCGGTCGGCGTGCCCTTGTCCCACCTATCATCCTTCACGGAAAAAGATATCAGAGACTTGGACTTCGCCTTTGACAATGACCTTGACTATGTTGCCCTGTCCTTTGTCAGGAAAGCGGATGATGTCAAAGCTCTGAAAGCCTACATGCTCAGCAAATACGGGAAGGTAATTCCTATCATTGCAAAGATTGAGAAACCTGAAGCAGTAAAGGATATCCACGAGATAATCAAGGAAGCCGGTGCCATCATGGTAGCCAGAGGTGACTTGGGTGTGGAAATGCAGCTTGAAGAGGTACCGATTGCCCAAAAAGAAATCATACATGCATGTCTTGAGGGAGGTTTGCCGGTAATTACGGCCACCCAGATGTTGGATTCCATGATCGAAAATCCCCGGCCCACAAGAGCGGAAGCTGCCGATGTGGCAAATGCGGTCCTTGATGGTACAAGCGCAGTGATGCTCAGCGGAGAAACTGCTGCGGGAGCATTTCCTATCAGAGCTGTCCAGATCATGCACAGGATAACCTGCAGGACAGAACAAAGCGATGAATTCTATCGGGCGGTCATCGGCCAGAACGCCAACAGGGAATACATAGACCTGCGTTTGAAAAGGACAACGACCGAAGCTGTAGGACTTGCAACAAGGGAACTTGCAATGGCACTGCATGCCTCGTACATTGCCTGCTTTACCCAGTCCGGCAGTACGGCCAGACGAATCATCAAGTTTCGCCCAGGCATACCTATAATTGCCTTTACACCTGTGGTCCAGACTGCCAGGAAACTGGCTTTGGCTTGGGGCGTCACGCCTGTCCTCATAGCAGATGACCTGAAGACAGTCGATGACTTGCTCGCTTTTGCTCCGGCTTATCTAAAGGAACATGCCATGGTCACAGCAGGTCAGAAAGTAGTAGTAACAGCGGGAGTGCCTGTGGGATACCCAGGTATGACAAACATGATCAAAGTCGTTGAAATCTAA
- a CDS encoding AraC family transcriptional regulator: MKPQRYIYHDDELGIDAYRLKGILQDFPTHIHDFHVIGFIEKGAEKTVCRHRTYLTGSQSIVLFNAGEPHTCNSLDNTPLDYRAITLSRQIMLKYSKDIYPEGIPSAYFTAPVINDQELYQTLSQLFDLIKAGAGTRLQKQELLYQILEQVLEQKENKQKQQAVATDAIATITTYIAAHWTENLSIEELAGLVGCSKSYLSRQFTRKIGISPYRYLLSIRLEHAEKMLQQGCAPVETALQCGFSDQSHFITTFKRFTGFTPRYYTCMFSENGTVAK; encoded by the coding sequence ATGAAACCGCAACGGTATATATACCACGATGATGAACTTGGTATTGATGCCTATAGGCTCAAGGGTATCCTGCAGGATTTCCCGACGCATATCCATGATTTCCATGTCATCGGCTTCATTGAAAAAGGAGCCGAAAAAACAGTCTGCAGACACAGGACATACTTAACAGGCTCCCAAAGCATAGTCCTGTTCAATGCAGGGGAACCGCACACCTGCAATTCCTTGGACAATACACCCCTGGACTATCGGGCCATAACCCTTTCAAGACAGATAATGCTGAAATACAGCAAAGATATCTATCCCGAAGGAATTCCTTCTGCCTATTTCACTGCTCCCGTAATAAATGACCAAGAACTGTACCAAACGCTTTCTCAGCTTTTTGATCTCATCAAAGCTGGAGCAGGGACAAGGCTCCAGAAACAGGAATTGCTTTACCAGATTCTGGAACAGGTACTGGAACAGAAAGAAAACAAACAAAAGCAACAAGCTGTAGCCACTGATGCAATAGCCACGATCACAACCTACATTGCAGCACATTGGACAGAAAATCTCAGCATTGAGGAGTTGGCTGGGCTCGTAGGCTGCTCCAAATCATACCTGAGCAGGCAGTTCACAAGGAAAATAGGAATTTCTCCTTATCGATACTTGCTTTCCATCAGGTTGGAACATGCAGAGAAAATGCTTCAGCAAGGCTGCGCTCCCGTCGAAACAGCCCTGCAATGTGGATTTTCAGACCAAAGTCATTTCATTACGACCTTCAAACGGTTCACCGGTTTTACACCCAGGTACTATACCTGCATGTTCAGTGAAAATGGAACAGTTGCCAAATAG
- a CDS encoding EamA family transporter, translating to MKKNRLLLIACMLLWGSIGLFSRLIPLDPFELAFYRAVLALPLLWFIMLCTKQHKEIFKQKASRLYVISGTLIGLAWAALFIGYRYTTVSTAILIYNLCPVYVLIASPFILHEKADRLQILTVIFCFLGLMLLIGAHNTLGIGIIGAGVSGLLYAAIVLLNRKISTEDTNLTTLQGTFLQFIGAAVILLPYQIATGSLKHVLALGNIQFLMLLILGFVHTGLAYFLYFSSYRKLEAIEIVSLSYLEPLSGIFFGIVILKEPSSLLQLAGGLLILGPTFYYERRMIRQG from the coding sequence ATGAAAAAAAACAGACTACTTCTCATTGCCTGTATGCTGCTTTGGGGCAGCATAGGCCTCTTCTCTCGGCTGATACCTCTTGATCCATTTGAACTTGCTTTCTACAGGGCAGTCCTGGCTTTGCCACTTCTGTGGTTTATCATGCTCTGTACAAAACAACATAAGGAAATCTTCAAGCAAAAAGCCAGCAGACTATACGTCATCAGCGGCACGCTCATCGGCCTTGCATGGGCAGCTCTTTTCATAGGATACAGATACACCACGGTCTCTACGGCAATACTCATCTACAATCTTTGCCCGGTCTATGTGCTCATAGCCTCTCCTTTCATTCTTCATGAAAAAGCAGACCGTCTGCAGATCCTGACAGTCATTTTCTGTTTCCTCGGACTCATGCTTCTCATCGGGGCACACAATACTCTTGGCATCGGCATAATCGGAGCAGGAGTATCCGGTCTGCTGTATGCAGCAATCGTCCTGCTCAACCGAAAGATAAGTACTGAAGATACCAACCTCACGACATTGCAGGGAACTTTCCTGCAGTTCATCGGTGCAGCTGTAATACTCCTGCCTTATCAGATAGCAACAGGTTCCCTGAAACACGTTCTTGCACTTGGCAATATTCAGTTCCTGATGCTTCTGATCCTCGGTTTCGTCCATACAGGTCTTGCATATTTCCTGTATTTCTCAAGTTACCGAAAGCTTGAAGCCATTGAAATTGTCTCACTCAGCTATCTTGAACCTCTTTCCGGTATTTTCTTCGGTATTGTCATCCTCAAGGAACCATCCTCCCTCTTGCAACTTGCAGGTGGTCTGCTTATCCTAGGACCGACATTCTATTATGAACGGAGGATGATAAGACAGGGATGA
- a CDS encoding C-GCAxxG-C-C family protein, producing the protein MTDIQIIERQVHTYYWDKDINCARCTLLILGTLFKEPMEQQTLQAAIGMHGAGGAGAQCGLVEGSLMFIGIHFARKGMDDAAISTICRQFAQAFCKEFSSLACSSLRPGGFKADDPPHLCEHLTVRAISFAYGFIRSMT; encoded by the coding sequence ATGACGGACATACAGATAATTGAAAGACAAGTCCATACCTATTATTGGGACAAAGACATCAACTGTGCGCGCTGTACGCTGCTGATACTCGGCACGCTTTTCAAAGAGCCGATGGAACAACAGACATTGCAGGCCGCAATCGGCATGCACGGGGCAGGAGGAGCAGGAGCCCAATGCGGGCTTGTCGAAGGTTCCCTTATGTTTATCGGTATCCATTTTGCAAGAAAAGGCATGGATGATGCTGCAATCAGCACAATCTGCAGACAATTTGCACAGGCTTTCTGCAAGGAATTTTCGTCCCTTGCATGCAGCAGTCTGCGGCCTGGCGGCTTCAAGGCAGATGACCCACCGCACCTGTGCGAGCATCTGACCGTCAGAGCAATCAGCTTTGCCTATGGATTCATCCGTTCCATGACGTAA
- a CDS encoding helix-turn-helix domain-containing protein, which yields MKTITLTTDAQLRIYMQPLRQKILRLLSIKGPMTAKMVADTLSITSSSAKHHLLRLESIGVVEVDHTQQIHGITATFFRNAPVTVSLGSDFSEDREILAQDLLRDVQEGFFRKIHNAKKGQSSSFEGDMLTGVLHLTQSEADELYELIRTYISSHETKKEESLPFVYSLVAYRE from the coding sequence ATGAAAACAATTACATTGACTACAGATGCACAGCTGCGGATTTACATGCAGCCGTTGCGGCAGAAGATTCTCAGGCTTCTTTCCATCAAAGGGCCGATGACGGCAAAGATGGTTGCAGATACTCTGTCAATTACAAGTTCCAGTGCCAAGCACCATCTTCTCAGGTTGGAATCGATCGGAGTTGTCGAAGTCGACCATACTCAGCAGATTCACGGTATTACGGCAACCTTTTTCCGTAATGCACCGGTGACAGTCAGCCTTGGTAGTGATTTTTCCGAAGATCGGGAAATCCTGGCACAGGATTTGCTCAGAGATGTTCAAGAGGGATTCTTCAGGAAAATACACAATGCAAAGAAAGGCCAATCTTCCAGCTTTGAAGGGGATATGCTGACTGGCGTGCTCCATCTGACGCAGAGTGAAGCCGATGAGCTTTATGAATTGATCAGGACATATATTAGTTCCCATGAGACAAAGAAAGAAGAAAGTTTGCCATTTGTCTATTCTTTGGTAGCCTATCGTGAATGA
- a CDS encoding MFS transporter — translation MNETKSFARQLAVIGLGYFCTGITIPALSLVITSKGFSLLQLSSAMLCYSVTTILLEVPSGIFCDAKGRRSSYGLGLVFAIVSTACLFSPSFWLLCVGFALGGFGRAFSSGSLDALVIEDYLHGGGSMGHVVMWTEIISDAALGIGALAGGLLLAVGKDGPHLTDVLLGVRVFLLSVCLLLLRFWVRKDRGGSKEYVGFSAQARLVTAKMHTNGIMVWYLFFTLLLGFQLASLESYWQPYLKSLLSASSEYWILGVIGASIFLVSVIGSVAGKFFQRYGRLPQLLLLSFGIAFLLELSLPYTKTLFIFCIPYVLIYFNLGVASVVGGCLFNGSLDDAVRSSSLSLNSFALQFGAVLSNLFAMAILHHGTIVTLWISVSLICCFSLVAGAIPFIRVASEQQDKSCSGIVK, via the coding sequence GTGAATGAGACGAAATCCTTTGCCAGACAGCTTGCTGTCATTGGATTGGGATATTTTTGCACAGGGATTACCATCCCTGCGTTGAGCCTTGTCATAACAAGCAAGGGATTCTCTCTCCTTCAGCTGAGTTCAGCAATGCTCTGCTATTCCGTGACTACAATACTCCTTGAAGTTCCCAGTGGCATTTTCTGTGATGCAAAAGGTCGCCGTTCCAGCTATGGTTTGGGATTGGTGTTTGCTATTGTCAGCACTGCTTGCTTGTTTTCACCATCATTCTGGTTGCTTTGTGTCGGATTTGCACTGGGAGGATTCGGACGAGCTTTTTCAAGCGGAAGTCTGGATGCTTTGGTCATCGAGGATTATCTGCATGGTGGAGGAAGCATGGGACATGTCGTCATGTGGACTGAAATCATCTCTGATGCAGCTCTTGGCATAGGAGCCTTGGCCGGTGGTTTGCTCCTAGCAGTGGGGAAAGACGGCCCTCACCTTACTGATGTACTTCTCGGTGTAAGGGTTTTCCTGCTTTCAGTCTGTTTGCTTTTGCTCCGGTTCTGGGTTCGAAAGGACAGGGGAGGGTCGAAAGAGTATGTAGGCTTTTCGGCACAGGCAAGGTTGGTAACAGCCAAGATGCATACCAATGGCATTATGGTGTGGTATCTGTTTTTTACCTTGCTGCTTGGATTTCAGCTGGCCTCACTTGAAAGCTACTGGCAGCCATATCTGAAGTCTTTGCTGTCTGCCTCCTCTGAGTATTGGATCTTGGGAGTCATAGGTGCTTCCATCTTTCTTGTAAGTGTCATCGGTTCCGTTGCTGGCAAATTCTTCCAACGTTATGGCAGGCTACCACAACTGTTGCTTCTGAGTTTCGGTATTGCCTTTCTGCTTGAACTGTCCTTACCCTATACGAAGACACTGTTCATTTTTTGCATTCCCTATGTACTTATCTACTTCAACCTTGGCGTTGCTTCCGTTGTCGGCGGATGCCTGTTCAATGGAAGCCTTGATGATGCTGTCCGTTCTTCGTCATTGAGTCTCAATTCCTTTGCACTTCAGTTCGGTGCCGTGCTATCCAATCTGTTTGCCATGGCAATACTGCATCATGGTACGATTGTCACTTTGTGGATATCTGTTTCCTTGATATGTTGCTTTTCCCTGGTTGCCGGTGCCATACCGTTCATCAGGGTAGCATCGGAGCAACAAGACAAATCTTGTTCAGGTATTGTAAAGTAA